The region AGCACCCCTATGTCGTCGGTCTTACTGCAATCGCCACACGTCATGAGCCACATCAGCCATTTGGCCTTGCCTATGTCACCGACTGTCCGCCAGTTTCGGGGGATTGCGAGACTCTCGAAAAAAAACTTTTGTCTCGCAAATTCCTCCATCAATGGAACGCTGAACCCTCAAGACACCAAATATTTGAAAATTACCGCAGTCATTCGCCCTAGCTGCAATCGAGGCGCACAGGTTGTAGTGGTCAATGATGACATGGTCGCAAAGATATACGATCCACTCTTCTACGATAGTTGTGACGACAGTGTTTTCGGAGAAGATGTTGTAACCAAAGCACATTGCGACTACTCCTACGAGGCTGCCGCTTATCAGGAGTTGCAAAAGTCGCCCGCGGCTCAGGAGCTTATACCCGCATTCTACGGCACCTGGACGATAGATATCGATACCTTGAAACGCGAAGGAGACCAGCTTTGCAAATATACGCGCCAAGTTCCAGTCCTCTTGATCGAATATGTGCGAGGGTTCACGATGACAGACCTTGATCCCCGGATGCTGAACGAACAAATGCGGACTAGTGTTGTGAAGAAAGCCCTGGAAGCCGATAGTATCATATACGACGCAGGAGTCAATCATGGAGACATGCATCCCCGCAACATCGTCATTGTCGGATTTCGGAGCGATTTAGAAGATGGTGCGCCGAAGGAGGCTATCATCAAGGTGATCGACTTCAACGTCGCCCATGTCCGTTTCCACCCCATGAATAAAGATCTAGAAATCGAACGCATAATCCAGAAAGAACGTGAGGGATGGTTCCCCAAACTCCCTTCTCCACTGTTGCGGTTCTATCATTCACTAGATGGTTTTGTATGGGAAGGCTGGTGCCCCAACGATGATCCGGACTCAGATCATGAAGGTTCGTCATTGTGGCTATGGAATCAGTTCAAGGACGACGACCGTTACATTCCCGTCATCTGGGATCGTACCAATCCTTGGAAGTCGCCTAGATACGTCGAGCTTGAGAACACGTCCCACGACAACTCCAACCTCGGCACCAAGATCGATGGAAATGATGATGTTAAGGTCCATGGAGAAGATGGCATCGACATCGAGATGGGAGAAACAGAAGAGGGTGTATGGGACGATTGGTAGAGAAGATCACGTATGGCAGCTATTTGAGTAGTACCTACTCAGACGTTCCACGGAGTTCTTGGGTTTTTAAAATTACAGGATGATATCCCATGGTCGGCGCAAAAGGTTGTTAAGCGGGATAGTTTGGGTTCACTACGAGATCAGATCCTACACTGTGTTAAACAGTGTTAATACATGAACAATTCATTCAATGCTCTGCTGTGCTCTAAAAATGTCGTCATGGTTAGTTGTTTAAACTTCTTCGTGGCCTTTCATGCCTGTAGTGAATATCGTGGTAGTACGTGCGAATAAGCGTGGCAAGATTGCCGAAAACTTCTCAGGCTCAAGCAAAGAAGTATCAGCAAATGTAATGCATAATCAACATTAGTACTTAGGTTTGCGGAAGAACCTGTGTAGGAATGGTAAACGGTAAATCTAAGAACGAGCACGAGCAAAGCTTAGCAGTATGATAGCAATCAAGATCGTCACTAAGAACAGCAGTTGCGAACTTCACAACTCTTCGCATCCACACAGCTCGCGCAAGTACTTAATGAATTAGTTCATTCCCTACCCTAATCATAGCCTTTAGTGTCGCTTCTAAATCATGTACACCGACCATAGCCATACCCCAACTACAATAACCATAGCTGTGTATTGTGCGTAAACGATCCGGGAACCTACAGAAGATGTATCTCGGCAGTCCCTGGTGAAACAGCGCAGCGCCTTGAGCTTGCATGAGACTCTAAGAAGGTTGAAGATGCGCGGGCATGTTAGCTCTAGGTGGGCAACCTCGGAAGCATCGATTGAGGCTTCAAGCGCATCCAGTCGCCTTTCGTGGTCTGATGGCGCTAACAATTTGGTTTAATGGTGGATATGCGGTGCAGGCGAGTCGGTGTTGTAGAACTACGCGGTCTTAGTGATACTCGACTCGGGTGTATCGTTGTCGCATCATGATCGCGAGAAACTGGGCATGCGACTTTGCTCATGGCTGTTCTATTAACTTAATCTCGGTGATAGGTAGGAAATACGGAACTTTTCCTATTGTGATGCAGATGCTAACTGTAAGCTACATGGTCATCGTATCACTGTGGCGACGTAGTTGCCTGTAGTCACTGCTGACACAGCAGCGACGCGCCGTCTACCAAAATCCAGTACTCGTTCTGTAGGATATATCGTAATACGGTAGACTTCAGAGGACATCAAGAAAGCGATCGCTATCAGAGTGAGGGCTCCAAGAGCGTCCTACCACAGTTTGTGAAGTAGAGCTGAGATGATGGAAAGGACACAGAGAAGAACAAGAGAAAAGTAACGCACATACGCAAATGATCAAGTGTTGTTCATATTTGGATAGTCAGATTAATTATAGAAGATCACTACATATAACCGGTAGTACGCGGGTGTCCTATCCACCAAACCGCACCTCCATCCTCCAAAGTGACGAGCCAAAGTGAAGCCTTCACAAGGCTTGCGAGTTTAGTTCGTCTTAGGGGTAACTGCAACCTTGAACTCCGTACCAGCCAACGTGCTGTCGCCACCAACCTTGACGCTCCCAATGCTAGCAGCGACACCGTTGAAGCAGCCATCTGGAGTCGATTTTTGGAGCATATGAGCGAAGTAGCCATAGCAGTCTCCTACTGTCCAGAAAACCCCAGGTGAGTTTGCTGGTTGCGCAGCAGGGGTCACTTCGACTATGATATGAATTAGTGACTGAGCACCAAGCCGTGCTTCGATAAATGGACTTACATTGGACATCCCAGTCCCCGATAGACGTAGCACTTGAATCTACCACATTGGCTTGTTGCGTACTGTTCTTAGGGCCATCCAGCTTGTAGTCTATCGTCGCCGTGCAGAAAGTGCCCTCAGGCAGACGATCCTGGTAGGCGCAGGCGGGCATCATAGCAGCGCAAGCGTTGTTCACGGCGGCCTCAAGCTGAGAGCCCTGCGCGAAACTGATGAACTTGTCGCAAGTAGTATCGCAAGTAGTCTTGGAGTTTGCTGCAGGTGTCCATGTATCGCTCGCGCCAGTTTGGGTTGTCTGTCGTGGTGTGATGGGTGTTGCCAGGGTAGTTGCTGCGAGAGCACTGAGGAAAAGGCTGATATACATGTTGGCGGACTGAACGTAATCGATTTGTTGAGTTATCGATATACTGAAGAGATATTATGCTTGACGGGTGTCTTCGATACGCGGGGCGTGTTTGTAAAGCCACTTGCAGTAACGACAAGTAGTCAAGTGGTGGGGTTTTATTCACGTAAAAGGGAGAACAGTGAATATGGTAGTAAGGGTGCACTAGCCAGTCCGCGACGTGAGTGAAATTACAAGCGACTGGTGGTCGAAAAAAGAAGCTTCTGAGGGGCGTGAGCACGTTTTCTATGATGCCGCGCGGTAGATCGTACTATGAAATTGCAATAGGGCCGGGAACGCAGCACAGACTTCTCAAGGTCCAGGAGCATACAGGGTATGTGAACACTACGAGCGGATCCACACCTCGTATGATTGATGAATTGTTACAGGTTTCTTTGTGATAGATAACCAGTCACTAAGATTTGCCTTTTTCGTACATGTGCCAGGGAAGTGCTTTGACGTCCGCGCGGGAAAAACCAAAAATGAGGAACGTGCTAGGGCAGGTGTATCGTAAGACTACAAATTTCTCTCCTGCATGACTGTGAGTCCTTGAATCATTTGCTAAAGATAATGCGAACTACATGAATCTGGATGTGAATAGGGGTGGCTGGCTTGTGGGGTAATTGTTCTAGCATCCTACGATCGACAGATCTGCCGTCCGTGCCTGGTGTTGATATGCCATGCAACTTAGGGAATTTCCTTATATAGCTTCGGTGTATAGATTCCGATAAATCTTATGTTGACTTTAGACTAAATCAGCGATTGCGCTCAATGCCACCCCTACCTCTACCTACATAGGCAGCCATCGCAACTGTTGTGTTCGTAGGAGATGCAGTCGATGTGACCTGATAATCTCCCCCACGGAAGGGGCCGGATCATCGGCAAAATTTGGGGGTGCTTCAACTCCAAAGACAGTCATGAAACAAAGAGGTGCTCGCTGACGTGAGATGGAGAGGGCGAATGACGATGATGCCGTCTGCCAAGACACTAGTTCACCCTTCATTAAGCTACCACACGTCATCAACACAATACCTGTGAGAACGTTCGGAGGCACTCTGAACGAAGCCGCCTGTTTATTGGTATTGTGCCAACATCATAACTCTACCGGCCTGTTCCCTGAAAGCTGCCATAAAATGGACCCTCATACCGACGGCGCCGTGAAGAACGACCTCCAGCAATTCTGTCAACAATACTGGAGTATCGCGAAGATTCTCTACCCTCTATGTATTGCCGCGGTGCCCATCCGTAGCATAGCAGACCGAGAACCTATTGCTCACCTGATTTGTAAAACTGTTCTTTCAAGCTTAGTCTCATCGGATTTTATCGCACATTCTGAGATTTTGATGTGAGAGGCCTTCTGACTGTAGCGACGATTGGGGCTATGAACACAACCGCTTTTCCGTCACGAATTAGCTTTAGAATTCATATGGGAGTACGCACGAACTTTTGTACTAATCTGCAACTCTGCCCTGGTAGTGTGACAATCCTTGCGCAAATCACCGTAATGGCTGATGGCATGCATATTCATAGGTATTACTTCCTGTCGGCTTCTCCGCAATCCTAACCGAGCTGACCCGTAAAACACGCACACATCCAACCATAAAGTCAGCAACACCAAACACGGAACGTGCAACTTCTAAGACGAGCCAAGTGTCCTCGTTCGTAAGCAGCATATTGCTTACATTAATGCACGACTTGTTCTTGCTGATTAGACGCATCTCAGCTACACCCTCACCAGGCTGCCATCTTGGCAGACCACACTACAGTAACAATGTCCAGGTGGTTTGTTGAGTGCTCCTTATCTACTGTATTCTTCTCCACTTCTTTACGTCTGAACTGAGGCTGTAAGCGCTAATCGCTCCAGACACTGCGTTGGGTGGCCTTATTTCGGCTTGGTGAGTTAAAGATGCGTTGACTATGGCCCTATGATGAATTTTTTCTGTACGGCCATCCAACATGAGCTCCGATAGATCCACCACTACCAAATGGGCAGACACTCCCTTCGCGCTTCTCAAGATTCCTGGTCAACCAGGTGCTCAAACATGCGAGAATCCTGGCCTCCTTCACATAGTCGCGGAAATGGCAAACGCCCACAATGTCCTCATTCGTGGTCTCAACGCCTTCTACAACCAAGCGCCCTTCGTTGGCATTCCTAGTGATGTTTCCGATCTCATGCTATACATCGCGGCGTGGGCGGACAGCGTGCATCACCACCATCATCTCGAGGAAACACTCTTCTTCCCGGACGTGGAGGCTGCAGCGAAGGAAGCAAGCCTAACATTCGACGCGCAGGTCAATGTGGAACAACATCATGACTTTGAACCCAAGATGGCGGACATGGTAGAGTGGGTCAAGAGCGTTTCTGACGGCAAGGCGACATATGGCAGCGAGCAGCTGAAGAGGATGGTAGATAGCTTTGCGCCGATCCTAGTGCAGCATTTACACGATGAGATCGGTACTCTGATGGTCTTGGAGAAATGCGATGGAGAAAAGCTGAGGAAGGCTATGAATAAAGTCGGCGAGACGAGCGCCAAGACCATTGATCCGGTTCGTGCACCTCTATTCGTATATTTTGAAGTAAACCGTACTTACTTCCCCTAGTATCTTGTTGCTCCGTTAATACTGGGATGTGGCGATAGAGGATATCCTGGTAACCGCGACTTCCCGCCTGTACCCTTCTTCCTCCCGTGGTTGAACGCATGTTGGTTTGAGAGGAGGCACAGAGGGTCCTGGCGATTCAACCCAAGTGACCATTGGGGTTATCCAAGGCCGCTGCACTTTCATTCGCATGATCGTTGAATACCAATGTAGTTAGGAGGAGAATGACCTCATTGTGTGCGTTTGCCTGTTGGAGCAACCGCGCTAGCGCTTTGCCTCCGCGAGCGCACTGGACTCTCTTTCACTTGCACTTGCACTTTTCCGCCTTATTTCCTTGCCT is a window of Pyrenophora tritici-repentis strain M4 chromosome 2, whole genome shotgun sequence DNA encoding:
- a CDS encoding Hemerythrin domain containing protein yields the protein MSSDRSTTTKWADTPFALLKIPGQPGAQTCENPGLLHIVAEMANAHNVLIRGLNAFYNQAPFVGIPSDVSDLMLYIAAWADSVHHHHHLEETLFFPDVEAAAKEASLTFDAQVNVEQHHDFEPKMADMVEWVKSVSDGKATYGSEQLKRMVDSFAPILVQHLHDEIGTLMVLEKCDGEKLRKAMNKVGETSAKTIDPYLVAPLILGCGDRGYPGNRDFPPVPFFLPWLNACWFERRHRGSWRFNPSDHWGYPRPLHFHSHDR